A genomic window from Haladaptatus caseinilyticus includes:
- a CDS encoding ABC transporter ATP-binding protein produces the protein MTASESERTETLSLGREAVELSETPLRVENLHKTFGGITAVDGATFSVEQGSFTGLIGPNGAGKSTTFNLITGVHQPDSGAVYFDDKDITGLRPYEIANRGLVRTFQIARELAEMTVLENMMLAPKGQEGEKLWRSVTPGLRSEVRKQEEDVLERAWEMLDFFEIDHLAEEYAGNLSGGQRKLLEMARALMTDPQMVLLDEPLAGVNPSLEKKLLKHVHQLRERGYTFLLVEHDMDVIMNNCEHVIVMHQGKVLAEGEPAAIRANDQVIDAYLGEEI, from the coding sequence ATGACTGCGAGCGAGTCCGAACGGACTGAAACACTCAGCCTCGGTCGTGAGGCGGTGGAATTGAGCGAAACACCGCTTCGCGTGGAGAACCTCCACAAAACGTTCGGGGGGATCACCGCGGTCGATGGTGCGACCTTCTCCGTCGAACAGGGGTCGTTTACGGGACTCATTGGTCCGAACGGGGCCGGAAAGTCCACGACCTTCAATCTCATTACCGGCGTGCATCAACCCGATAGCGGGGCGGTGTACTTCGACGACAAGGACATCACTGGCCTTCGTCCGTACGAAATCGCGAACCGCGGACTGGTTCGAACGTTCCAGATCGCCCGCGAACTCGCTGAGATGACGGTGCTCGAAAACATGATGCTCGCCCCGAAGGGACAGGAAGGCGAGAAACTCTGGCGGTCGGTGACGCCGGGACTGCGAAGCGAGGTACGGAAACAGGAAGAAGACGTCCTCGAACGCGCGTGGGAGATGCTCGATTTCTTCGAAATCGACCATCTCGCGGAGGAATATGCGGGTAATCTCTCGGGCGGCCAGCGAAAGCTGCTGGAGATGGCGCGGGCGCTCATGACCGACCCGCAGATGGTTCTGCTGGACGAACCGCTGGCTGGCGTCAACCCGTCGCTCGAAAAGAAACTGCTCAAACACGTTCACCAACTTCGTGAGCGTGGCTACACCTTCCTACTCGTGGAACACGATATGGACGTCATCATGAACAACTGCGAACACGTCATCGTCATGCACCAAGGAAAAGTGCTCGCCGAGGGCGAACCGGCCGCGATTCGTGCGAACGACCAAGTCATCGACGCCTATCTCGGGGAGGAGATCTGA
- a CDS encoding branched-chain amino acid ABC transporter permease codes for MSTRMRDLEINDTVLILGALFGLYALYILAGSALGYSFRGQINSLARLTFLIGVYGMLALALNLQWGYTGLFNIGIAGFMAVGLYTMAIVSKPPASATAGAATVSGLGLPLWVGILAGMLAAALLGLLVALPALRLRADYLAIVTIAMSEIVRFIVMSSQFQNVTLFGKNLGTGGGRGLLLNYDDPLQPLFDSGPYGAIENALEPLVDGSVGPVLDSLTYALILMGFVAAFYWLLKRTGESPFGRVLKAIREDEEVANALGKDTDQFKIKSFMLGCALMGLAGILWQLRQGAITPTAFKPQVTFFVWLALIIGGAGSNTGSVLGAAVFAGLLFQGPLYLKNIIRQVYNVSAAPNTFADAIGPIFAGNITPFVAYAINNINALQLVIMGAVLIWIMHHRPEGVLGHRKEEAASIPLSRPRSGGGTPEPKPATDGGVNGGDRE; via the coding sequence ATGAGCACCAGAATGCGCGACCTCGAGATCAACGACACGGTGCTCATCCTCGGCGCGTTGTTCGGTCTCTACGCGTTGTACATCCTCGCGGGGTCGGCCCTGGGATACTCGTTCCGCGGGCAGATCAACTCCCTCGCGCGCCTCACGTTCCTCATCGGCGTGTACGGGATGCTGGCGCTGGCGTTGAACCTTCAGTGGGGATACACCGGCCTGTTCAACATCGGTATCGCGGGGTTCATGGCCGTCGGCTTGTACACGATGGCGATCGTTTCGAAACCACCCGCGAGTGCGACCGCGGGGGCCGCGACCGTCTCCGGTCTCGGACTCCCCCTCTGGGTCGGTATTCTCGCCGGAATGCTGGCGGCGGCACTACTCGGTTTGTTGGTTGCACTTCCGGCACTTCGGTTACGTGCCGATTATCTCGCGATCGTGACCATTGCGATGTCGGAAATCGTCCGGTTCATCGTAATGTCGAGTCAGTTTCAGAACGTCACGCTGTTCGGCAAAAACCTCGGGACTGGCGGCGGTCGCGGTTTGCTGTTGAACTACGATGACCCACTACAACCGCTGTTCGACAGCGGGCCGTATGGCGCGATAGAGAATGCGCTGGAACCGCTGGTGGACGGGAGTGTCGGTCCGGTGCTCGATTCGCTCACCTACGCGCTCATCCTGATGGGCTTCGTGGCGGCCTTCTACTGGCTTCTCAAGCGAACCGGCGAATCACCGTTCGGCCGGGTGCTCAAAGCCATCCGCGAGGACGAGGAGGTTGCGAACGCGCTCGGTAAGGACACCGACCAGTTCAAAATCAAGTCGTTCATGCTCGGTTGTGCACTGATGGGGCTGGCAGGCATCCTCTGGCAACTTCGACAGGGTGCCATCACGCCGACGGCGTTCAAGCCGCAGGTGACGTTCTTCGTCTGGTTGGCGCTCATCATCGGCGGCGCGGGGTCCAACACCGGAAGTGTTCTCGGCGCGGCAGTGTTCGCGGGGCTGCTCTTTCAGGGACCCTTGTACCTGAAAAACATCATCCGACAGGTGTACAACGTTTCCGCAGCACCGAACACGTTCGCCGATGCGATCGGACCGATATTCGCGGGCAACATTACGCCGTTCGTTGCCTACGCCATCAACAACATCAACGCCTTACAGCTAGTCATCATGGGTGCGGTACTCATCTGGATAATGCATCACCGACCCGAAGGTGTGCTCGGTCACAGAAAGGAAGAAGCGGCGAGCATCCCTCTCTCGCGTCCACGTAGCGGCGGTGGTACGCCGGAGCCGAAACCAGCGACGGATGGCGGCGTGAACGGAGGTGACCGCGAATGA
- a CDS encoding branched-chain amino acid ABC transporter permease, whose translation MDGVNETYSRGRRLVVERPLLVVVGLFAALLVVDFLNRLLLGNLRVSDVGSLVWSGLMRGLIIGLAGIGLSMTYSILNFANFSHGDYITSGAFTGWSVTYLVAGFGKSGLAGLLLVGAGGTVYASDLNITIATTTIAVLAGLVLAGLGTIVLALFIDRVVYKPMRDSGGIALLITSIGVAFMLRYLIVFVFSTANRGTTASQEIPTWSLLLWDGTVPVTAHDLTLLVSTVGLMLGVHLLLQRTKLGKAMRAMADNEDLAQITGIPTERVIRWTWIIGGGLTGIAGYLMVLWTGTIDFQFGWLLLLPIFAAVILGGIGSIYGAILGGLVIGLTWDLAIIWIPGEFGRAAAFAMMILILLFKPQGLFAGRTTA comes from the coding sequence ATGGACGGCGTAAATGAAACCTATTCACGTGGACGGCGCCTCGTGGTCGAGCGACCACTGCTCGTGGTCGTCGGCCTCTTCGCGGCGCTTCTGGTCGTGGATTTCCTCAATCGACTGTTGCTCGGAAACCTACGTGTGTCCGACGTCGGGTCGCTCGTCTGGAGCGGTCTCATGCGCGGACTCATCATCGGTCTCGCGGGTATCGGGCTATCGATGACGTACAGCATTCTGAATTTCGCGAACTTCTCACATGGCGACTACATCACGAGCGGCGCGTTCACGGGATGGTCCGTCACCTACCTCGTGGCCGGGTTCGGTAAATCCGGACTCGCAGGATTATTGCTGGTCGGTGCCGGCGGGACGGTATACGCGAGCGACCTCAACATTACGATCGCGACGACGACGATCGCAGTGCTCGCTGGACTCGTACTCGCCGGACTGGGAACCATCGTACTCGCCCTGTTCATCGACCGCGTCGTCTACAAGCCGATGCGTGATTCGGGCGGAATCGCGCTTCTCATCACGAGTATCGGTGTGGCTTTCATGCTCCGATACCTCATCGTGTTCGTCTTCTCAACCGCGAATCGTGGAACCACTGCGTCCCAGGAGATTCCGACGTGGAGCCTCCTTCTTTGGGACGGGACCGTTCCCGTGACGGCACACGACCTCACCCTGCTCGTTTCGACGGTCGGATTGATGCTCGGCGTTCATCTTCTCCTCCAGCGGACGAAACTCGGCAAAGCGATGCGGGCGATGGCCGACAACGAGGATCTCGCACAGATTACGGGGATTCCGACCGAACGGGTCATCCGCTGGACGTGGATTATCGGCGGTGGACTGACCGGCATCGCGGGCTACCTGATGGTGCTTTGGACGGGAACCATCGATTTCCAGTTCGGGTGGCTTCTCCTCCTCCCGATTTTCGCGGCGGTCATCCTCGGCGGTATCGGGTCGATTTACGGTGCGATTCTCGGTGGGTTGGTCATTGGACTGACGTGGGATTTGGCAATCATCTGGATTCCGGGTGAGTTCGGACGGGCCGCCGCGTTCGCGATGATGATCCTCATCCTGCTGTTCAAGCCGCAGGGATTGTTCGCAGGGAGGACGACCGCATGA